In one Corallococcus sp. EGB genomic region, the following are encoded:
- a CDS encoding ZIP family metal transporter, with protein MADGPLMESHTVLFVLIAVGLDGLAGLAGGVLSERWLHQRLPALVAFAAGTLLSAVFLEVLPQAVEVQGAATFTWAFASFVALALLEWALGHHPHHAEAAAGHAHGHHAHPGTPTLPVTLLASDALHNVGDGAAVAAAFLVSPQAGIATAFAVIVHELPQEVGDYALLRAAGWSRGGSLVALAGVQLTAAIGAAGVLLGTRMLPSLQGTVLAIAGGSFLYIGAVDLLPEMRRGPDARQRLVGFLCGLLLIGGLHFAEAFTGGHG; from the coding sequence GTGGCTGATGGCCCCCTGATGGAGTCGCACACCGTCCTGTTCGTCCTCATCGCCGTGGGACTGGACGGTCTGGCAGGGCTCGCGGGCGGTGTGCTCTCCGAGCGTTGGCTGCACCAGCGGCTGCCCGCGCTGGTGGCCTTCGCCGCCGGCACGTTGTTGAGCGCGGTGTTCCTGGAGGTGCTGCCGCAGGCGGTGGAGGTCCAGGGCGCGGCGACCTTCACGTGGGCCTTCGCCAGCTTCGTCGCGCTGGCGCTCCTGGAGTGGGCGCTGGGCCATCACCCCCACCACGCGGAGGCCGCCGCCGGACACGCGCACGGCCACCATGCGCACCCGGGCACGCCCACGCTGCCCGTCACCCTGCTGGCGTCGGACGCGCTGCACAACGTGGGCGACGGGGCGGCGGTGGCGGCGGCCTTCCTCGTGTCGCCGCAGGCGGGCATCGCCACCGCGTTCGCCGTCATCGTCCATGAGCTTCCGCAGGAGGTGGGCGACTACGCGCTCCTGCGCGCCGCGGGCTGGTCTCGCGGGGGGTCGCTCGTCGCGCTGGCGGGGGTGCAGCTCACCGCCGCGATTGGCGCGGCGGGGGTGCTCCTGGGCACCCGGATGCTGCCGTCGCTCCAGGGCACGGTGCTGGCCATCGCCGGAGGCTCGTTCCTCTACATCGGCGCGGTGGACCTGCTGCCGGAGATGCGCCGGGGCCCGGACGCGCGCCAGCGCCTGGTGGGCTTTCTCTGCGGGCTGCTGCTCATTGGCGGGCTCCACTTCGCGGAGGCCTTCACGGGAGGCCATGGCTGA